The following coding sequences lie in one Haematobia irritans isolate KBUSLIRL chromosome 3, ASM5000362v1, whole genome shotgun sequence genomic window:
- the SmF gene encoding small ribonucleoprotein particle protein SmF: MSAAMPINPKPFLNGLTGKAVIIKLKWGHEYKGYLVSVDGYMNMQLANTEEHIDGQVTGNLGEVLIRCNNVLYIKGVDDEDEEGEMRD; this comes from the exons ATGTCAGCTGCTATGCCAATAAATCCTAAACCATTTCTTAATGGACTAACTGGAAAAGCTGTTATTATAAAACTGAAGTGGGGCCACGAATACAAAGGTTACCTGGTGTCTGTTGACGGCTACATGAATATGCAGTTGGCGAATACCGAGGAGCACATAGATGGACAAGTCACAG GAAATTTGGGCGAAGTTCTAATACGTTGCAATAACGTTTTGTATATTAAGGGTGTTGATGATGAAGACGAAGAAGGCGAAATGAGAGACTAA